A genome region from Arthrobacter sp. V1I9 includes the following:
- a CDS encoding DUF4350 domain-containing protein — protein sequence MTGTASEITDKESHSPETKVPGRNPLRWLHRHRALAAMAVVVAAALGLVVWGQLAPKGDGVSLSVHNPGPNGAQAVSQILGRHGVSVRDSNTYKDATTALANSDSPTLLLHDPNGFLDDSRLRELSSAAGRVVVVSPRLQTLAALDSGISQAGVVPEASPVLEPGCSLPDAQAAGAVSGESGFVYDGGTSCYRPTASTAGLLAVGGDGHVSVLGSTAILSNARLDELGNAALAIRMLGNSPDLVWYLPSVADLDTSGSSQTLDELAPDWARFLGLWLALVALAAILWRGRRHGPLVFEPLPVVVKAVETAEGRARLYHDSHAIDQARDNLRAGTLVRLARKLRLGPAATADGTAEAAARFLDRPPHDIKQLLNERPRNEARLVAWSQELDTLEKEVNSR from the coding sequence ATGACCGGAACGGCTTCCGAAATCACCGACAAGGAAAGCCACAGCCCGGAAACCAAGGTTCCCGGCAGGAATCCGCTCCGGTGGCTCCACCGGCACCGGGCGCTCGCGGCCATGGCCGTTGTGGTGGCCGCGGCGCTGGGACTGGTTGTCTGGGGACAGCTGGCTCCCAAGGGAGACGGTGTTTCCCTGTCCGTCCACAATCCCGGACCCAACGGGGCACAGGCAGTCAGCCAAATTCTGGGCCGTCACGGGGTGAGCGTCCGCGACTCCAACACGTACAAAGACGCCACGACGGCCTTGGCAAACAGTGACTCCCCCACCCTTCTGCTGCACGACCCGAACGGGTTCCTGGACGACTCCCGGCTGAGGGAGTTGTCCAGTGCGGCGGGCCGGGTGGTGGTTGTATCGCCCCGGCTGCAGACCCTTGCCGCACTGGACAGCGGGATCAGCCAGGCAGGTGTAGTGCCAGAGGCATCGCCGGTGCTGGAGCCCGGCTGTTCGCTTCCGGATGCGCAAGCAGCCGGCGCCGTCTCCGGCGAGTCAGGCTTCGTGTACGACGGCGGGACGTCCTGCTACCGGCCGACGGCGTCCACCGCCGGGCTGCTTGCCGTCGGCGGGGACGGGCACGTTTCGGTCCTGGGCAGCACCGCCATCCTCAGCAACGCACGGCTCGACGAACTGGGCAACGCCGCCCTCGCGATCAGGATGCTGGGCAACTCGCCGGACCTGGTCTGGTACCTGCCGTCCGTGGCAGACCTGGATACTTCCGGCTCCTCGCAAACGCTCGATGAACTTGCACCGGACTGGGCTCGTTTCCTTGGCCTGTGGCTCGCTCTGGTGGCCCTGGCCGCGATCCTGTGGCGGGGCCGGCGCCACGGGCCGCTGGTTTTCGAACCACTGCCCGTGGTGGTGAAGGCCGTGGAGACGGCCGAGGGAAGGGCACGGCTTTACCACGACTCGCACGCCATCGACCAGGCACGGGACAACTTACGGGCCGGAACACTGGTGAGGCTTGCAAGGAAGCTGCGGCTGGGGCCGGCGGCCACCGCGGACGGCACGGCCGAAGCTGCGGCCCGATTCCTGGACCGGCCGCCCCACGACATCAAACAACTCCTCAACGAACGTCCACGCAATGAGGCACGGCTTGTGGCCTGGTCGCAGGAACTGGACACCCTAGAGAAAGAGGTCAACAGCCGATGA
- a CDS encoding DUF4129 domain-containing protein, translated as MAAEPPVLPGAGEARRWAAEELAKSEYRDAEPGWLESLWRSFLDWLLSLDGPSGEAGPVPSPVIGIVIAVVIAIAVILARPRLNPKARQNKEVFEPDTELTASDYRQRAEASAAAGKWADAVVNRFRALVRSAEDRTVLDPQPGRTADEVVLALSIPFPAEAARLDQAARTFDAVRYGNWMAGSFDYQAIAALDQDLEASRPAKSSGPQDDSLGQDPVVLP; from the coding sequence ATGGCCGCTGAACCTCCGGTGCTCCCGGGGGCCGGGGAAGCCCGGCGCTGGGCAGCCGAGGAACTGGCTAAATCCGAATACCGGGATGCCGAGCCAGGCTGGCTTGAATCGCTGTGGCGTAGTTTCCTGGACTGGCTGCTGTCCCTGGACGGGCCATCCGGCGAAGCGGGCCCGGTACCGAGCCCTGTCATCGGCATCGTCATCGCCGTGGTCATCGCCATCGCCGTGATCCTGGCCCGGCCCCGCCTGAACCCGAAGGCCCGGCAGAACAAGGAAGTCTTCGAACCGGACACTGAACTGACAGCTTCTGACTACCGGCAGCGCGCGGAAGCTTCGGCTGCGGCAGGCAAGTGGGCGGACGCCGTCGTCAACCGTTTCCGCGCGCTGGTCCGGTCTGCGGAAGACCGTACCGTCCTGGATCCACAGCCGGGCAGGACCGCGGACGAAGTGGTCCTCGCCCTGTCCATCCCGTTCCCGGCCGAGGCGGCGCGCCTCGACCAGGCCGCCAGGACCTTCGACGCCGTCCGCTACGGAAACTGGATGGCAGGGAGCTTTGACTACCAGGCCATAGCGGCCCTCGACCAGGACCTGGAGGCAAGCAGGCCTGCCAAAAGCTCCGGGCCACAGGATGACTCCCTCGGGCAGGATCCGGTGGTGCTGCCATGA
- the mtrA gene encoding MtrAB system response regulator MtrA has product MKARILVVDDDEALAEMIGIVLRNDGFEPVFCADGAKALDVFRSSRPDLVLLDLMLPGVDGIEVCRQIRGESDVPIVMLTAKADTSDVVRGLESGADDYVPKPFKPAELVARVRARLRPGDQKAPETLRIADITIDVAGHTVSRGSERISLTPLEFDLLVALARKPWQVFTRELLLEQVWGYRHAADTRLVNVHVQRLRSKIEQDPEAPEVVLTVRGVGYKAGA; this is encoded by the coding sequence ATGAAGGCACGCATTCTGGTGGTAGACGATGACGAAGCGCTGGCCGAAATGATCGGGATTGTTCTTCGCAATGACGGCTTCGAGCCGGTCTTCTGCGCCGACGGCGCCAAGGCGCTTGACGTTTTCCGCTCATCCCGGCCGGACCTTGTGCTGTTGGACCTTATGCTTCCCGGCGTGGACGGCATCGAGGTCTGCCGGCAGATCCGCGGGGAGTCGGACGTGCCCATCGTGATGCTCACTGCCAAGGCGGACACGTCCGACGTCGTCCGCGGCCTGGAATCCGGTGCCGACGACTACGTGCCCAAGCCGTTCAAACCGGCCGAACTCGTGGCCCGCGTCCGCGCGCGGCTTCGGCCCGGCGATCAGAAAGCACCGGAAACCCTGCGCATCGCCGACATCACCATCGACGTCGCCGGGCACACCGTGAGCCGGGGCAGCGAGCGGATCTCCCTCACGCCCCTGGAGTTCGACCTCCTGGTGGCCCTTGCCCGCAAACCATGGCAGGTATTCACCCGTGAACTGCTGCTCGAGCAGGTCTGGGGTTACCGGCACGCCGCCGACACTCGGCTGGTCAATGTCCATGTCCAGCGCCTCCGGTCCAAAATCGAGCAGGATCCGGAAGCGCCGGAAGTTGTATTAACGGTGCGTGGTGTCGGCTACAAAGCAGGGGCCTGA
- the mtrB gene encoding MtrAB system histidine kinase MtrB, which translates to MSFRARIWQRRALIVTLRVARLVRTGFRRFLPALRYIGQALHQRWRRSLQFRTVLTTLLLAVTSFAVVGAYLSNQIANNLFQERLTQAESETRYNVKQVQDTFDGAQVTDQSSVITLVYDTLNAVEGRGSVIQRRYVFEAMPEQTKPRNRWVESRASDQLTVSVIPPELRKSVQESGKDQYWASTVIPVGTEDRPGIAVGNKVTFNGTVYELYLIYDLNTAQQTLDEIQRVLWAGGAVLVLMIGAIAWYVTRNVVSPVSHAAMVSEKLAAGQLQERMVVRGEDEVARLGASFNHMAASLQEQITQLATLSQMQQRFVSDVSHELRTPLTTVRMAAEVLYDAREDFDPINKRSAELLYNQVERFQSLLSDLLEISRFDAGVAMLDAEPEDILQVVAHVIEGAAPVAAEYGSEIILSAPAGAVIAEMDARRIDRILRNLILNAVEHGEGKPVRVTVAASQTAVGIAVRDYGIGMAPAEAARVFDRFWRADPARARTTGGSGLGLSIAMEDTKLHNGWLQAWGKKGSGANFRLTLPLRQGEEIDKSPVQLEPGDITIPGEMDNRNMLVLEAGGAPLAPASTSKETT; encoded by the coding sequence CTGTCCTTCCGCGCCCGGATCTGGCAACGCCGCGCCCTGATAGTCACCCTCCGCGTGGCCCGCCTGGTCCGAACAGGGTTCCGGCGGTTCCTTCCGGCGCTGCGCTACATAGGGCAGGCCTTGCACCAGCGGTGGCGCCGCTCGCTGCAGTTCCGCACCGTTCTCACCACGCTGCTCCTGGCCGTCACTTCGTTTGCAGTAGTGGGCGCGTACCTGTCCAACCAGATCGCCAACAACCTCTTCCAGGAGCGGCTGACCCAGGCCGAGTCGGAGACCCGGTACAACGTCAAGCAGGTCCAGGACACGTTCGACGGCGCCCAGGTCACCGATCAGTCCAGCGTCATCACCTTGGTGTACGACACGCTCAACGCCGTCGAGGGCCGCGGTTCGGTGATCCAGCGGAGGTATGTCTTCGAAGCCATGCCCGAACAGACCAAGCCGCGCAACCGGTGGGTGGAGTCGCGGGCTTCGGACCAGCTGACGGTCAGCGTCATCCCGCCGGAACTGCGCAAATCCGTGCAGGAGTCCGGGAAGGACCAATACTGGGCATCCACCGTTATCCCGGTTGGAACTGAGGACCGTCCGGGCATTGCGGTGGGCAACAAGGTGACCTTCAACGGCACCGTGTATGAGCTGTACCTGATTTACGATCTCAACACCGCGCAGCAAACCCTCGACGAGATCCAGAGGGTGCTGTGGGCCGGCGGCGCCGTGCTGGTCCTGATGATCGGTGCCATCGCCTGGTACGTCACCCGCAACGTCGTCAGTCCCGTCAGCCACGCCGCGATGGTGTCGGAAAAGCTGGCGGCCGGACAGTTGCAGGAGCGGATGGTGGTCCGCGGTGAAGACGAGGTGGCCCGCCTGGGCGCATCCTTCAACCACATGGCTGCCAGCCTCCAGGAGCAGATCACGCAGCTGGCCACGCTGTCCCAGATGCAGCAGCGCTTTGTGTCCGATGTGTCCCATGAACTGCGGACCCCTCTGACCACCGTCCGGATGGCCGCGGAAGTGCTCTACGACGCCCGGGAAGATTTCGATCCCATCAACAAACGCTCCGCGGAACTCCTGTACAACCAAGTGGAGCGGTTCCAGTCCCTGCTCTCGGACCTGCTGGAGATTTCCCGCTTCGACGCCGGCGTGGCCATGCTTGACGCCGAGCCCGAGGACATCCTGCAGGTGGTGGCCCACGTCATTGAAGGCGCTGCGCCTGTCGCAGCTGAATACGGTTCCGAAATCATTCTCAGTGCCCCCGCCGGCGCAGTCATCGCGGAAATGGATGCCCGCAGGATCGACCGGATCCTGCGGAACCTCATCCTCAATGCTGTCGAACACGGCGAAGGGAAACCGGTGAGGGTTACCGTGGCAGCGAGCCAGACCGCCGTCGGGATAGCCGTCCGGGACTATGGCATCGGCATGGCACCGGCGGAAGCCGCCCGCGTCTTTGACAGGTTCTGGCGCGCAGACCCTGCCCGCGCCCGCACCACCGGAGGCAGCGGCCTTGGCTTGTCCATCGCGATGGAGGACACCAAGCTCCACAACGGCTGGCTGCAGGCGTGGGGGAAGAAGGGCAGCGGCGCGAACTTCCGGCTGACCCTGCCCCTCCGCCAGGGCGAGGAGATCGATAAGTCGCCGGTCCAGCTCGAACCGGGGGACATCACCATCCCCGGCGAAATGGACAACCGGAACATGCTGGTGCTGGAAGCCGGCGGAGCGCCGCTGGCTCCGGCGTCGACGTCGAAGGAGACTACATGA
- a CDS encoding LpqB family beta-propeller domain-containing protein encodes MTGHAPRRARPLTLLLVLLMVLLAGCARIPTSGPVGKSSEGSAGNLSAPVFLPAAPQAGASPETIIDYFYRAGSGYEDDYAVARQYLTQASSVSWKPDQRALVYREARVVAAEVENVYNYELDVAYTVDADGIATQSPEGTVEKISVTVTQVDGEWRISALPDGTAIAEETFKVIYGAYPIYFYDPSFTYAVPDVRWFIKNKTVKAMTSALLAGPAPYLRGAVVSAFPSGIKLARESVPVVSGAAQVDLTAKELTETSPEDRLRMQMQLTLTFRSQPDVVNVELRANQDLVRVEDNGSVLPPVLDKSVPPRQIAVSGNELVRYENNRVSPLPDMQPVSSLKPRFPAESQVSQTAAFLNNSRTTLYSINPGQPARALTTRSTLTRPSFSLDDWVWSAGPGAQGRTEVVAFRPTDVPEGANIPSVTLAPAWLAGKTVKEFRISREGVRALVISEQNGKTRVQVTGIIRAGDGTPRELTPPVTLVTDSEPDQGVWVSDTTVAVMKGAAASNVTPELLSLTSGQPQQLAPWPGLASLSAGNGAEEIYAQSAEGVFQRLGNGWSPQIKGPIDLSFPG; translated from the coding sequence ATGACGGGCCATGCCCCGCGTAGGGCAAGACCCCTGACTTTACTGCTGGTCCTGCTGATGGTCCTGCTGGCAGGTTGTGCCCGCATACCCACGTCCGGGCCGGTGGGCAAAAGCAGCGAGGGAAGCGCAGGCAACCTGAGCGCACCCGTGTTCCTGCCGGCGGCACCGCAGGCCGGCGCTTCGCCGGAAACCATCATCGACTACTTCTACAGGGCCGGCAGCGGTTATGAGGACGACTACGCTGTCGCCCGCCAGTACCTGACCCAGGCGTCGTCCGTATCCTGGAAGCCAGACCAGCGCGCCCTTGTTTACCGCGAAGCGCGCGTGGTGGCGGCAGAGGTCGAGAATGTCTATAACTACGAGCTCGACGTCGCCTATACGGTTGATGCCGACGGCATCGCCACCCAGTCACCCGAAGGGACCGTCGAGAAGATCTCGGTGACGGTCACGCAGGTGGACGGGGAATGGCGCATCTCCGCCCTTCCGGACGGCACAGCCATTGCCGAAGAGACGTTTAAGGTGATTTACGGCGCTTACCCCATCTACTTCTACGATCCGAGCTTCACGTACGCGGTACCGGATGTCCGCTGGTTCATCAAGAACAAGACCGTCAAGGCGATGACCAGTGCGCTGCTGGCCGGGCCTGCCCCGTACCTGCGTGGTGCTGTGGTGAGTGCCTTTCCTTCGGGGATAAAGCTGGCCCGTGAGTCGGTGCCGGTCGTCTCGGGGGCGGCACAGGTGGACCTGACGGCCAAGGAACTTACCGAAACCTCTCCCGAAGACCGCCTGCGGATGCAGATGCAGCTGACGCTGACTTTCCGCAGCCAGCCGGACGTGGTCAACGTTGAGCTGCGCGCCAACCAGGACCTGGTCCGGGTGGAGGACAATGGTTCGGTCCTGCCGCCGGTGCTGGACAAGAGCGTGCCCCCGCGCCAGATTGCGGTCAGTGGCAACGAGCTGGTGCGCTACGAGAACAACAGGGTGTCACCGCTGCCGGATATGCAGCCGGTGTCGTCGCTTAAACCGCGGTTCCCCGCAGAATCCCAGGTATCGCAGACCGCGGCCTTCCTTAACAACAGCCGCACCACCCTTTACAGCATCAATCCAGGCCAGCCGGCACGGGCACTCACCACACGGAGTACCCTGACCCGGCCCTCCTTCAGCCTGGATGACTGGGTGTGGTCGGCGGGCCCGGGAGCTCAGGGGCGAACTGAGGTGGTTGCCTTCCGGCCCACCGACGTGCCCGAGGGAGCCAACATACCGTCAGTAACCCTTGCGCCTGCCTGGCTGGCGGGGAAAACAGTCAAGGAATTCCGGATTTCACGCGAAGGAGTGCGTGCGCTGGTGATCTCTGAACAAAACGGGAAGACCCGCGTGCAGGTCACCGGCATTATCAGGGCCGGGGACGGAACACCCCGGGAGCTAACTCCGCCCGTCACCCTGGTCACCGACAGCGAACCCGACCAGGGCGTGTGGGTCAGCGACACGACCGTTGCCGTGATGAAGGGGGCCGCGGCGTCAAATGTTACGCCTGAGCTGCTCTCCCTCACTTCAGGCCAGCCCCAACAGCTGGCGCCGTGGCCCGGCCTGGCGTCACTCAGCGCCGGCAACGGCGCCGAGGAAATCTACGCGCAGTCTGCGGAGGGCGTCTTCCAACGGCTTGGCAACGGCTGGTCCCCGCAGATCAAGGGTCCCATCGACCTATCGTTCCCCGGCTGA
- a CDS encoding ComF family protein produces the protein MRKRFDVAGSERRIRLDPDLLPAAERSGTHRSEYQSVLLRLADQAAGAAADLLALAVPVDCVCCGAEDRALCIQCDRHIRRLTRDPFRAESGAPALMDVGGAMLLPVVAAGVYREELAQALLSFKRHGQYQLRSSLGRALAGGLRSALPGTEANCLVPVPSSNAAFLKRGFSPVHLLLREVTRQLPGPAVEDVLEKTGSGGLQLPGGQKGLDRGGRAKRVRGSMRVRRRGRNKVAGQRCIIVDDVLTTGATLSEAARALHLAGAVVTGAVVLAATRPPDSSGTGAASAEPRGMEHDLEKNKPRKDE, from the coding sequence ATGAGGAAAAGATTCGATGTAGCCGGATCGGAGAGAAGGATACGGCTGGACCCGGACCTTCTACCAGCGGCGGAACGGTCCGGCACGCACCGCTCCGAGTACCAGAGCGTCCTCCTGCGCCTGGCGGACCAGGCAGCCGGAGCCGCGGCAGACCTCCTTGCGCTGGCTGTTCCGGTGGACTGCGTATGCTGCGGAGCCGAAGACCGGGCCCTCTGCATCCAGTGCGACCGCCACATCCGCCGCCTGACGCGCGACCCCTTCCGGGCCGAAAGCGGAGCACCTGCCCTGATGGACGTCGGCGGGGCCATGCTGCTGCCCGTGGTGGCTGCCGGCGTCTACCGGGAGGAGCTCGCCCAGGCCCTTCTGTCCTTCAAGCGGCACGGCCAGTATCAGCTCAGGAGCAGCCTGGGCCGGGCACTCGCCGGCGGTCTCCGTTCGGCACTACCGGGGACGGAGGCGAACTGCCTGGTTCCGGTGCCGAGCAGCAACGCGGCCTTCCTGAAGCGCGGATTCAGCCCGGTCCACCTGCTTTTGCGTGAAGTGACACGTCAGCTGCCGGGTCCCGCTGTGGAGGACGTGCTGGAGAAGACCGGCTCAGGCGGGCTGCAGCTGCCCGGAGGCCAAAAGGGCTTGGACCGTGGCGGCCGCGCCAAGCGCGTGCGGGGCTCCATGCGGGTCCGCAGGCGCGGACGAAACAAGGTGGCCGGACAACGCTGCATCATCGTCGACGACGTCCTCACCACCGGCGCGACACTTTCGGAAGCAGCCCGCGCACTGCACCTCGCTGGAGCCGTCGTGACCGGTGCCGTGGTCCTGGCAGCGACACGCCCGCCCGACTCTTCGGGTACCGGCGCCGCATCCGCTGAACCCCGGGGAATGGAGCATGACTTAGAAAAAAATAAACCAAGAAAGGATGAATAA
- the hpf gene encoding ribosome hibernation-promoting factor, HPF/YfiA family — translation MEFMISGRNLTVSDRFREYAGEKISKIESLGDKVQRVDAKVSKETSSRQTGDQLTVEVTVLGRGPVIRAEASAADKFAAFDLAYNKLLERLRRAKDRKKVHHGRHTPKAVREATATLEPASTHEPLYVEASHRNETAEAPAETSPYDVDNDIPAGDSPVLIRRKVFPAASLSLDDAVDNMELVGHDFYLFVDKATNTPSVVYRRRGWTYGVITLDHECEPGDTVVEEKIIAYRSDDAAANA, via the coding sequence ATGGAGTTTATGATCAGCGGACGAAATCTGACAGTTTCAGACCGGTTCCGCGAATATGCCGGGGAGAAGATCTCGAAGATCGAGTCGCTGGGAGACAAAGTCCAGCGGGTTGATGCGAAAGTTTCCAAGGAGACCAGCTCGCGGCAGACCGGCGATCAGTTGACAGTCGAGGTGACAGTACTGGGCAGGGGACCGGTAATCCGTGCCGAAGCAAGCGCCGCTGACAAATTCGCTGCATTCGACCTTGCGTACAACAAGCTGCTTGAGCGGCTCCGCCGGGCCAAGGACCGCAAGAAGGTCCATCACGGCAGGCACACGCCAAAAGCTGTCCGGGAAGCAACCGCCACGCTGGAGCCTGCCAGTACCCACGAACCCCTCTATGTCGAGGCGAGCCACCGGAATGAAACCGCGGAGGCCCCCGCAGAGACGTCCCCCTACGATGTGGACAATGACATCCCGGCCGGCGATTCCCCGGTCCTGATCCGGCGAAAGGTCTTCCCGGCGGCTTCACTTTCCCTCGACGACGCCGTGGACAACATGGAACTTGTCGGCCACGACTTCTACCTGTTCGTGGATAAGGCTACGAATACGCCGTCCGTCGTTTACCGGCGCCGCGGCTGGACCTATGGGGTCATCACCCTTGACCATGAATGCGAACCGGGTGACACCGTGGTCGAAGAAAAAATTATTGCGTACCGTTCGGATGACGCAGCAGCAAACGCTTAG
- a CDS encoding winged helix-turn-helix domain-containing protein, giving the protein MPATLSLDQARRIALAAQGLDKGRPTGPVTSRTVGRTFARLQLVQIDSVNVLARSHFLPFFSRLGNYDRTILQRMSGTHPRRMVEYWAHEASYIRPEHFPDLRLWQKRAWVGAAGMDPGVRATISARILETLASSRPMTAAEIAARIGHIEEKQSGKWGWNWSAVKRVLEHLFEEGLVSAASRTEQFERKYTLTARVLPAVHLAEPGEPDPAPALHRLIDAAAQAHGIGTVRCFADYFRTPVKAAAASVERLVACGRLERVAVAGWNREVFRHVEATLPRRAAGRALLSPFDSLVFERRRLEELFGFHYRIEIYTPEHKRRYGYYVLPFLLRDRIVARVDLKADRAGGKLLAKSAFAEPGAPADTAVELAAELRLMADWLGLPDVEVGDRGDLAANLGKAVAGTRPVSALREQTSRGAVSLP; this is encoded by the coding sequence GTGCCAGCGACGCTGAGCCTGGACCAGGCCCGGCGGATCGCTCTGGCGGCACAGGGACTCGACAAGGGACGGCCCACCGGCCCCGTGACATCACGGACGGTGGGCCGCACCTTTGCCCGGCTCCAGCTCGTCCAGATTGATTCCGTCAACGTTCTGGCCCGCAGTCATTTCCTTCCCTTCTTCTCCCGGTTGGGGAACTACGACCGCACCATCCTCCAGCGGATGTCCGGTACCCATCCGCGGCGCATGGTTGAGTACTGGGCGCACGAAGCCAGCTATATCCGCCCTGAGCATTTTCCCGACCTCCGTCTCTGGCAGAAGAGGGCCTGGGTGGGCGCCGCCGGCATGGACCCGGGTGTGCGCGCCACCATCTCGGCCAGGATCCTGGAAACGCTCGCATCCTCACGCCCCATGACAGCTGCCGAAATAGCGGCGAGGATCGGTCACATCGAGGAAAAGCAGTCGGGCAAGTGGGGCTGGAACTGGAGCGCCGTCAAGCGGGTCCTGGAGCACTTGTTTGAGGAGGGCCTCGTTTCGGCAGCTTCCCGGACCGAGCAGTTTGAGCGCAAGTACACGCTGACCGCCAGGGTTCTGCCGGCCGTGCACCTTGCTGAGCCCGGTGAACCGGATCCCGCCCCTGCCCTGCACCGCCTTATCGATGCGGCTGCCCAGGCGCATGGCATCGGAACGGTGCGCTGCTTCGCTGACTACTTCCGCACGCCGGTCAAGGCTGCAGCTGCATCCGTGGAACGTCTGGTGGCTTGCGGCAGGCTGGAGCGCGTGGCCGTCGCCGGCTGGAACCGTGAGGTGTTCCGCCACGTCGAGGCAACCCTTCCCCGGCGCGCGGCCGGCCGGGCCCTGTTGAGCCCGTTCGATTCCCTGGTCTTTGAACGTCGCCGACTGGAGGAACTTTTCGGCTTCCACTACCGGATTGAGATCTATACTCCGGAGCACAAAAGGCGCTACGGGTACTACGTCCTTCCTTTTCTCCTAAGGGACCGGATTGTGGCGCGGGTGGACCTAAAGGCTGACCGCGCAGGTGGGAAACTGTTGGCAAAGTCCGCCTTCGCAGAGCCCGGCGCCCCGGCGGACACCGCCGTCGAACTCGCCGCGGAGCTTCGATTGATGGCAGATTGGCTGGGACTGCCGGACGTGGAGGTGGGTGACCGCGGTGATCTGGCGGCGAACCTCGGGAAGGCAGTGGCCGGCACTCGGCCCGTATCCGCTCTCAGGGAACAAACGAGCCGCGGGGCGGTGTCTCTCCCGTAG